From a single Paenibacillus sp. FSL W8-0426 genomic region:
- a CDS encoding family 43 glycosylhydrolase has product MNTKLTNGGIWNDINGEPIHAHGGHILFHDDFYYWYGEDRRGDMYVSCYRSKDLFNWEFRNHILTTSTPVAPIRVRTNLGLVNEKGGKVNLERPKVLFNPATKKFVLWVHYENGNDYNDAACAIATSDSPDGHFVYHGSFNPFGYMSRDCTLFQDDDGTAYFISAARDNADLHVYRLQEDYLNVECLVGKLWQGEYREAPAVFKRNGKYYMLTSFCTGWEPNQGKYAMAHSMEGPWSMLSDFGDETTYHTQPAFVLKRSEQEFLYFSDRWNGADYFQSSYVVLPIEFHGDVPTLNDYSSLLFERETRSMMFER; this is encoded by the coding sequence ATGAATACTAAACTAACCAATGGCGGCATTTGGAATGATATAAACGGTGAGCCGATCCATGCCCATGGCGGACATATTCTGTTCCATGACGATTTTTATTATTGGTACGGCGAAGACCGTAGAGGAGATATGTATGTTAGCTGTTATCGTTCCAAAGATCTATTCAACTGGGAGTTTCGAAATCATATCCTGACGACTTCAACTCCGGTGGCGCCGATTAGAGTCCGAACGAATCTGGGATTAGTGAACGAAAAGGGTGGAAAAGTCAATCTGGAACGGCCTAAGGTGCTCTTTAATCCGGCGACAAAGAAATTTGTTCTCTGGGTTCACTATGAAAACGGGAACGATTACAACGACGCTGCATGCGCCATTGCCACATCCGATTCTCCCGATGGCCATTTCGTGTATCATGGCAGCTTTAATCCCTTTGGGTATATGTCGCGGGACTGCACCCTTTTTCAGGATGATGACGGTACTGCCTATTTTATTTCGGCTGCCAGAGACAATGCGGATCTTCATGTTTATCGGCTGCAGGAAGATTACCTTAATGTCGAATGTCTTGTCGGGAAGCTATGGCAGGGTGAGTACCGGGAAGCGCCTGCCGTCTTCAAGCGAAATGGGAAGTATTATATGCTCACCTCTTTTTGCACGGGTTGGGAGCCGAATCAAGGGAAATATGCGATGGCCCACTCCATGGAGGGTCCGTGGAGCATGCTTAGCGATTTCGGGGACGAAACGACGTACCATACCCAGCCCGCCTTTGTACTGAAGCGGTCGGAGCAGGAATTCCTGTACTTTTCCGATCGCTGGAACGGAGCCGATTACTTTCAATCCAGCTATGTGGTATTGCCGATCGAATTCCATGGGGACGTTCCGACCCTGAATGATTATTCTTCGTTATTATTCGAAAGAGAAACCCGTTCGATGATGTTTGAACGTTAA
- a CDS encoding discoidin domain-containing protein → MIKGKQGMAIVIALLLLAFHFSSSAQTVHAAGEETNIAATLFVLKNESEVSNAKIHWAPVDGATGYELFRSENNEPFALLQTLGGTTTDDYDLNMGSTYRYQVKAYAGNSLLTSAVSPEYTPYVLPDNLTTFDNTTKSTLNLPNELKVGDTYYRFNFVQKPSGGFGQMIQQTSTDDITYGNDKVVLSYTDHPDLADSKFEGINILYHAPTNKFVFWAHYENSRDYTLARVSVASATPGEHFTFHKSFRPEGNESRDISIFKDDDGSAYLISTANNNSDTVLYQLTSDWLDVDHQVSVIYQNQHRELPKVIKKDGMYYLFSSQAAGWYPSIPMYSSATSMDGEWSELRVIGNTSTFSAQSGSVMRVKPNTGDNVVMVAYRWMFGWAGTQNGTTEERLLPVWFSNGYAFYDYFDQILYNANDDVVVPVQNGKLLSQGKEATAQTASGTKPASYANDGSYQTEWTAASSAWPHWWKVDLGSVQQINNVQISWWMQKGSEGFYKYNIETSTDNVHWTVALDRTGNTSYGFTSDSLSNTARYVRINMQGAKLHNNPNNWYTPRLWEVKIFGTDID, encoded by the coding sequence GTGATTAAAGGGAAACAAGGGATGGCGATCGTCATTGCATTGTTGTTGCTGGCCTTTCATTTTTCGTCCTCGGCACAAACCGTTCATGCTGCCGGCGAGGAAACGAATATTGCCGCAACCCTGTTTGTGCTGAAGAACGAATCGGAAGTATCCAATGCCAAAATACACTGGGCACCTGTCGACGGAGCGACGGGATACGAGCTGTTCAGATCCGAAAACAATGAACCTTTTGCATTATTGCAGACACTAGGCGGAACTACGACGGATGATTATGACCTTAACATGGGCAGCACATACAGGTATCAAGTGAAGGCGTATGCCGGCAATTCCTTGTTAACTTCCGCCGTTTCGCCCGAATACACACCTTACGTCCTTCCGGATAACCTCACCACATTTGATAATACAACAAAATCAACCCTAAACCTTCCGAATGAACTTAAAGTCGGGGATACCTACTACAGGTTCAATTTCGTGCAAAAGCCATCTGGCGGATTTGGCCAAATGATCCAACAGACGTCGACCGACGATATAACCTATGGGAACGACAAAGTGGTACTTTCCTATACGGATCATCCGGACCTGGCCGATTCCAAATTTGAGGGTATCAATATTCTGTACCATGCGCCTACAAATAAATTTGTATTTTGGGCCCACTACGAGAACAGCAGGGACTACACGCTGGCCAGAGTATCGGTGGCTTCGGCGACGCCTGGAGAGCACTTTACGTTTCACAAAAGCTTTCGACCGGAAGGAAACGAGTCCAGGGACATCTCCATTTTCAAGGACGACGACGGTTCAGCCTATTTGATCTCCACGGCGAATAACAATTCGGATACGGTTTTGTATCAGTTGACCTCCGATTGGCTGGACGTGGATCATCAAGTTTCCGTGATTTACCAGAACCAACATAGGGAACTGCCGAAAGTCATCAAAAAAGACGGCATGTATTATTTGTTTTCTTCCCAGGCTGCCGGCTGGTATCCAAGCATACCGATGTATTCCTCGGCCACAAGCATGGATGGGGAATGGTCTGAGCTGCGCGTGATCGGCAATACGTCGACCTTCTCGGCGCAATCGGGCTCCGTGATGCGGGTAAAGCCAAACACCGGCGACAACGTCGTGATGGTGGCTTATCGCTGGATGTTCGGTTGGGCAGGTACGCAAAACGGTACAACCGAGGAACGATTGCTCCCTGTCTGGTTCTCCAATGGTTACGCATTCTATGATTACTTTGATCAAATTCTGTACAATGCAAACGATGATGTCGTCGTTCCCGTCCAGAACGGCAAACTGCTGTCGCAAGGCAAAGAGGCCACGGCGCAAACGGCGTCGGGAACCAAACCGGCCAGCTACGCCAATGATGGAAGCTACCAAACCGAATGGACCGCCGCAAGCAGCGCCTGGCCGCATTGGTGGAAGGTAGATCTGGGCTCGGTTCAACAGATCAATAACGTGCAGATTTCCTGGTGGATGCAAAAAGGCTCTGAAGGATTCTACAAGTATAACATTGAGACGAGCACAGACAATGTCCATTGGACGGTAGCCTTGGATCGGACCGGCAATACGTCTTACGGCTTCACCTCCGATAGCCTCTCCAATACGGCCAGGTATGTGAGAATAAATATGCAAGGCGCAAAGCTGCACAATAACCCTAACAACTGGTATACTCCAAGGCTGTGGGAAGTGAAGATATTCGGAACGGACATCGATTAA
- a CDS encoding carbohydrate ABC transporter permease, giving the protein MYHKTTGYRVFSVFNYAFMILAGLACFLPLLHLLAQSLSSKAAVSGNLVSFWPVGFNVDSYVKTFNNSNFIGSMLTSILRTVLGTSISMFILTCAGYALSKEFRGRNALMWFFIFTMLFSGGLIPSYILVTSLGLKDTIWALVLPGAFGAYNLILLVNFFKTIPKALEEAAFIDGASFFAILSKIYLPLSLPGLATVSLFIMVGHWNSWFDGILYMSDASKYPLASFLQTVVVQSNMQNMAMSQAEVEAMSEQSIKAAQIFVSTLPIILVYPFLQRYFVKGIVLGAVKE; this is encoded by the coding sequence GTGTACCATAAGACGACAGGCTATAGAGTATTCTCGGTGTTCAACTATGCGTTTATGATTTTGGCGGGACTGGCGTGTTTTCTTCCGCTCCTTCATCTATTGGCGCAATCGCTCAGCAGCAAAGCAGCCGTTAGCGGCAACCTGGTGTCGTTTTGGCCGGTCGGATTCAATGTGGATAGCTACGTAAAAACATTCAACAATTCCAATTTCATCGGTTCCATGCTGACATCCATCCTTCGAACGGTTTTGGGCACGTCAATCAGCATGTTTATCCTTACCTGTGCAGGATATGCCCTCTCCAAGGAGTTCCGGGGCCGCAACGCGCTGATGTGGTTTTTTATCTTTACGATGCTCTTCTCCGGAGGATTGATCCCTTCTTACATTTTGGTGACAAGCCTTGGATTGAAGGATACCATTTGGGCACTTGTGCTGCCGGGAGCGTTCGGAGCCTACAATCTGATTCTTCTCGTCAATTTCTTCAAAACGATTCCAAAAGCGTTGGAAGAAGCGGCATTTATTGATGGAGCGTCCTTTTTCGCCATCCTCAGCAAAATTTATTTGCCATTGTCTCTGCCGGGACTGGCGACCGTATCCCTGTTTATTATGGTGGGGCACTGGAATTCCTGGTTTGACGGGATTTTGTACATGTCGGATGCGAGCAAATATCCGCTGGCTTCTTTTCTGCAAACGGTGGTGGTGCAGAGCAACATGCAGAATATGGCCATGAGCCAGGCCGAAGTCGAAGCCATGTCGGAGCAAAGCATTAAAGCAGCCCAAATTTTTGTCAGCACGCTGCCGATCATATTGGTCTATCCTTTTTTGCAGCGATATTTCGTGAAGGGCATCGTGCTGGGGGCTGTCAAAGAATAA
- a CDS encoding ABC transporter permease subunit, which produces MTAVSRRNSWKKEIKKNWPLYVLCIPAIVFVCIFSYGPMVGLLMAFQDYKPWLGISGSRWIGLENFERIFRYDEATQAIVNTLIIAVSKIIVGIIVPIIMAILLSELRNVGIKKSVQTLVYLPHFLSWVTVAGLMIDILGLDGGVNQLLTWMFGSDPIYFLGDPDLFRFTVVVSDVWKSFGFGMIVYLATIAGINPSYYEAAEIDGATRRQQILYVTLPSMLPMIIVISTLSLGNILDAGFDQVFNLYNPLVYSTGDIIDTYVYRSSLLNGQYGFGTAVGLFKSGISLILIVVSYRLAYKYANYKIF; this is translated from the coding sequence ATAACAGCCGTTTCCCGGCGAAATTCATGGAAAAAGGAAATCAAGAAAAACTGGCCGTTGTATGTACTATGTATTCCTGCTATTGTGTTTGTCTGCATTTTTTCTTACGGTCCCATGGTAGGTTTGCTCATGGCGTTTCAGGACTACAAACCATGGCTGGGCATTAGCGGCTCACGGTGGATCGGGTTGGAAAACTTCGAAAGAATATTTCGGTACGACGAGGCGACCCAAGCGATCGTCAACACGCTCATAATCGCCGTTTCCAAAATTATCGTCGGCATTATCGTTCCGATCATTATGGCCATTCTACTCAGCGAGCTGCGAAATGTCGGCATCAAAAAAAGCGTGCAGACACTGGTTTATCTGCCGCATTTCCTGTCCTGGGTCACCGTTGCGGGATTGATGATCGACATTCTCGGATTGGATGGGGGCGTCAACCAGCTATTGACGTGGATGTTCGGCAGCGATCCGATTTATTTTTTGGGGGACCCTGACCTGTTTAGATTCACGGTGGTGGTCAGCGACGTTTGGAAGAGCTTCGGGTTCGGCATGATCGTCTATTTGGCGACCATTGCAGGAATCAATCCTTCCTATTATGAAGCGGCCGAGATCGACGGCGCCACGCGCCGGCAGCAAATTCTATACGTCACCTTGCCCAGCATGCTGCCGATGATTATCGTCATTTCTACGCTCAGTCTGGGAAATATTCTGGACGCGGGATTTGATCAGGTGTTCAATTTGTACAACCCGCTGGTCTACAGTACGGGAGATATCATCGACACATATGTCTATCGTTCTTCCTTGCTGAACGGACAGTACGGGTTCGGGACCGCGGTAGGACTGTTCAAATCGGGGATCAGCCTGATCTTGATCGTCGTATCCTACAGGCTGGCCTATAAGTATGCCAATTATAAAATATTCTAA